A section of the Rhodothermales bacterium genome encodes:
- a CDS encoding response regulator transcription factor, translating into LVAETDDMIRTVMRHRIQKHGAVVVEASDGMEVVGVAQATQFDLVVISATLPGLDGFEVISWLRESQHGAYVPVMMTAWPGDTSDMSRAFETGADDFLRKPFSPAEMIARLKRLLSKSEPRGGNGDSS; encoded by the coding sequence CTCGTCGCCGAAACGGACGACATGATTCGGACAGTGATGCGGCATCGTATTCAGAAGCACGGAGCCGTCGTCGTCGAGGCCTCAGACGGAATGGAGGTTGTGGGTGTTGCTCAGGCTACTCAATTTGACCTCGTAGTCATTTCCGCGACGCTTCCGGGACTGGACGGTTTCGAGGTAATCTCGTGGCTGCGTGAAAGCCAACACGGCGCATACGTGCCAGTCATGATGACAGCGTGGCCTGGAGATACGTCGGACATGTCGCGCGCGTTCGAAACGGGGGCCGACGATTTTCTTCGGAAACCTTTTTCGCCTGCAGAAATGATCGCGCGGCTCAAGCGTCTTCTGTCAAAGTCCGAACCAAGAGGCGGAAATGGAGATTCGTCATGA